One stretch of Planctomycetota bacterium DNA includes these proteins:
- a CDS encoding glycosyltransferase family 2 protein, translated as MPSPLISIITPAYNHEKYIADCIHSVIAQSYQNWEMIIVDDGSADRTSKVIRGLPDSRIKYIYQEHRGAHQLGATYNKALKEAQGDLIAILEGDDFWPPDKLARQLPYFEDKNIIMTYGDGIITNESGDKIFYHRIPEDVSMRNNSPLGSALKSLIRTENFIFAPTVMIRKSALLKMGGFIQPDYLNLVDFPTWCRLSLEGEFKAIPHLLGYWRRNIKSITLSNPRTMSAEFIRYVSEFIGQHKQQLETLGIKINQEELQKINLGQLSYADMHRNYAGGLTTLVYGYNKQARQYFSLYLRQKNKGIFNSIISLLCIIFSYTDLLKMLLPLAGIYSTHLPMDIGTGGLLGTLKRYLMRHD; from the coding sequence ATGCCATCACCTCTGATTTCAATCATTACGCCTGCTTATAACCATGAGAAATATATCGCCGATTGCATCCATTCGGTTATTGCCCAATCATACCAAAACTGGGAAATGATTATCGTAGATGACGGCTCAGCTGACAGGACCTCAAAAGTCATCAGGGGACTCCCTGATAGCCGAATAAAATATATCTATCAAGAGCATCGAGGCGCCCATCAATTGGGCGCCACCTATAATAAAGCGCTTAAAGAGGCGCAGGGCGACCTGATTGCCATCCTGGAAGGCGACGACTTTTGGCCTCCAGACAAATTAGCCCGCCAATTACCTTACTTTGAAGATAAGAATATCATTATGACCTATGGCGATGGCATCATCACTAATGAGTCCGGCGACAAAATCTTTTACCACAGGATACCCGAAGATGTAAGCATGAGAAATAATTCTCCGCTCGGCTCGGCCCTCAAAAGTCTTATCAGAACCGAAAATTTTATCTTTGCCCCGACCGTGATGATCAGAAAATCAGCCCTCCTGAAGATGGGCGGATTTATCCAGCCGGACTACCTGAACCTGGTCGATTTCCCGACCTGGTGTCGCCTGTCTTTGGAAGGTGAATTCAAAGCCATCCCGCATCTATTGGGATATTGGAGACGCAATATTAAATCTATCACCTTGAGCAACCCGCGCACCATGTCAGCGGAATTCATTCGCTATGTCAGTGAATTCATCGGGCAACACAAGCAACAGCTTGAAACCCTCGGCATCAAAATCAATCAGGAAGAACTCCAGAAAATAAACCTCGGACAATTATCCTATGCCGATATGCACCGTAATTATGCAGGAGGGCTGACCACTTTGGTATATGGTTATAATAAACAGGCCAGGCAGTATTTTAGTTTGTACCTCAGGCAAAAAAATAAGGGGATTTTTAACAGCATAATATCTTTACTATGTATCATATTTTCCTATACTGATTTATTAAAGATGCTCTTGCCGCTTGCGGGCATTTATTCAACCCATCTCCCGATGGACATTGGAACCGGTGGATTACTGGGGACGCTGAAAAGATACCTGATGCGACATGATTAA
- the rfbD gene encoding dTDP-4-dehydrorhamnose reductase: protein MKILLIGSDGQLGTDIIKVFQGNNKISDSAVKRLGAQQSHWSIKGLTIKDIDITDSLKTRKIIEDYKPDIVINTAAYHNVPECEKNPAQTFLVNTTAVRDLANTCRLFNIKLIHFSTDYVFDGRKMRPYNEDDIPNPLNVYAISKLAGEFFVKLIPDYYVIRVASLFGTAGCLGKGKTNFVESMLKLAKNGKTLQVTSNITSSPTYTYDAALKIKEMLEHNYSSGIYHLTNSGYCTWYEFAREIFKQSNIKVKIEPKQEQEEQAGVKRPLFSALASKKLTSLRPWPEALKHYLSSKTKEK, encoded by the coding sequence ATGAAAATCCTTCTAATCGGTTCTGACGGACAACTGGGCACGGACATAATAAAAGTATTCCAGGGAAACAACAAAATATCAGATTCGGCGGTAAAGCGCTTGGGCGCTCAGCAGAGTCATTGGTCCATTAAAGGACTAACCATTAAAGATATCGATATCACGGATTCGCTCAAAACCCGCAAAATCATAGAGGACTACAAACCGGACATCGTTATTAACACCGCGGCTTATCATAATGTCCCTGAATGCGAGAAAAACCCGGCCCAAACCTTCCTGGTTAATACCACTGCGGTCCGGGACCTGGCAAACACCTGTCGGTTATTCAATATAAAACTCATTCACTTTTCGACCGACTATGTCTTTGACGGCCGAAAGATGAGGCCTTATAATGAAGATGATATTCCCAATCCGCTTAATGTCTATGCCATCTCTAAACTGGCCGGTGAATTCTTCGTCAAACTCATTCCTGATTATTATGTGATCCGGGTGGCCAGTCTGTTCGGCACGGCCGGGTGTCTCGGCAAAGGTAAAACTAATTTCGTGGAATCAATGCTCAAACTTGCCAAAAACGGCAAAACACTGCAGGTTACTTCTAATATCACCTCAAGCCCGACTTACACCTACGATGCGGCCTTGAAAATAAAAGAGATGCTGGAGCACAATTACTCATCCGGAATTTATCACCTAACCAACTCTGGTTATTGCACCTGGTACGAATTTGCCCGGGAGATATTCAAGCAATCGAATATCAAAGTTAAGATTGAACCGAAACAAGAACAAGAAGAACAAGCCGGGGTAAAAAGGCCTCTCTTCTCGGCACTGGCCAGCAAGAAACTTACTTCTTTAAGACCATGGCCGGAAGCCCTGAAACATTATCTATCCTCAAAAACCAAAGAAAAATAA
- a CDS encoding class I SAM-dependent methyltransferase — MRILGVITSPVTSIPLAGRDAVRDSYHFWKNQAFLTGSESSGWRKRTNVMYYSNKIETLKDIFDSKKLEVAEGRLIVDGSVYPIVDDVIILLESSRYPDTLKKRMQITAGKTNRMPLEFAEDIQFTFGEEWQRFPKILPEHEQEFLQYFNLIDLSGLADSRVCDLGCGIGRWSYFLKDKCRELVLVDFSESIFVARRNLKDAKNSLFFMGDLRRLPFRDNFSDILFCLGVLHHLPTNSLDEIRTLKKYAPVLLVYLYYALDNKPIHFHILLFITTALRKAVARIRNPILRSSFTWVATILIYLPLIWLGKLSHPFGLSQFIPLYDAYNKKSIARINQDVYDRFFTRIEQRFSKKQILALRDSFNEVTVSDKLPYWHFVCKK, encoded by the coding sequence TTGAGAATACTCGGTGTAATAACCTCACCAGTAACTTCTATCCCTCTTGCCGGGCGAGACGCCGTCAGAGACAGTTACCATTTTTGGAAAAATCAGGCGTTCTTGACAGGCTCAGAATCAAGCGGCTGGCGGAAAAGAACTAATGTTATGTATTACTCCAATAAAATAGAGACATTAAAGGATATCTTTGATTCTAAAAAACTAGAGGTTGCCGAAGGGAGATTAATCGTAGACGGTTCTGTTTATCCCATTGTTGATGATGTAATCATTCTCCTCGAGTCCTCAAGATATCCGGATACACTCAAGAAACGAATGCAAATAACCGCAGGAAAAACAAACAGGATGCCGCTTGAGTTTGCCGAGGACATCCAGTTTACTTTTGGCGAGGAGTGGCAGCGGTTCCCAAAGATATTACCAGAGCACGAACAAGAATTCCTGCAATATTTTAACCTAATTGACTTATCCGGATTAGCTGATTCACGAGTGTGCGATTTGGGATGCGGAATAGGGAGATGGAGTTATTTTTTGAAAGATAAATGCCGTGAGTTGGTCCTGGTTGATTTTTCCGAGTCCATCTTTGTGGCACGCCGTAATCTTAAGGATGCAAAAAACTCATTGTTCTTTATGGGCGACTTACGGCGTTTGCCATTTAGAGATAATTTTTCCGATATTTTATTTTGCCTCGGCGTTCTGCACCACCTGCCCACTAATTCTCTTGATGAAATTCGTACTCTAAAAAAATATGCTCCGGTTCTACTGGTGTATTTGTATTACGCCCTGGACAACAAACCGATTCATTTCCATATTTTGCTTTTTATAACGACCGCCTTACGGAAGGCAGTTGCAAGAATCAGAAACCCGATACTTCGATCCTCGTTTACCTGGGTTGCCACAATCCTGATATATCTGCCGCTAATATGGTTAGGAAAGCTTTCCCATCCCTTTGGATTGTCTCAATTCATCCCTCTCTATGACGCATATAATAAAAAAAGTATCGCAAGAATTAACCAGGATGTTTATGACCGTTTTTTCACCCGGATAGAACAACGCTTCAGTAAAAAACAGATTCTGGCTTTAAGGGACTCATTCAACGAGGTCACCGTTTCAGATAAACTGCCTTACTGGCATTTTGTATGTAAAAAATAA